AAGCGGCATTGCTCTTTAGCGTAACCCGGGCGATGCGGTATTGGCACTGCCTTTGACGCCGCGATAGAGACCGGCGATGCCGAAGGTGTAGGGCGTCCAGGAGACCTGCGTGAAGCCGACGGCGCGCATGAGGTCGAGCATTTGCGGCGGGGGCGGGAACTTCTCGACGGAGGAGGGCAGATAGGCGTAGGCGCTGCCCATTCCGGAGAGGCGTCCGCCGATGGCAGGAAGCACGCGGCGGAAGTAGAAGGCGTAGAACTTGCCGATGAGCCCGGTGGGTTCGCTGAAGTCAAGAATGCCCAGCTCGCCGTTGGGGGCGAGCACGCGGTGGAACTCCTCCAGCGCGCCGCGATAGTTGGCGATGTTGCGGAAGCCGAATGCGCTGGTGATGAGGTCAAGCGAATTGCCGGGCAGGGGCAGATGCAGGGCATCGGCCTCAATGGGGATGGCATTGGCGTGGCGGGCGGTGAACTTTTCCGCGCCACGGCGGAGCATCTGGTGGGAGAAGTCGCCGGCGAGCACGGGCGCGGCGTTGGCCGGACGGCGGCGCAGCAGCGCCATGGTCATGTCGCCGGTGCCGCAGCAGATATCGAGCACGCGAGCCTGCGGGCGCGCGAGAATGTGGCGGAAGGTGCGCGCGGCGCGCCACCACCAGAAGCGGTCAATGTTGCAGGAGAGCACGTGGTTGAGCAGGTCATAGCGCGGGGCGATGCTGTCAAACATGCTGCGCACGGCGGCTGCGGAGGCCTGCTCGTCGAGCGTGCCCTCGGGGCGTGCGCCGGGAGTGATGGAACTGCTCATGCGCCTACCTCGCGAAGCTGGCCTGCTTCGCGGACCCTCTGCAGCAGCCATGCGATGACGGCGCGCAGCTCGGCCTCGGTGACGTCTTCGACGATGGTGGCGTGGCCGATTTTTTCGGCGAGGACGAAGCGGCGGGTTCCGGCGCGGTTCTTCTTGTCGCGCGCGGTGGCCTCGAGCAGCGCCTCTGCTTTTGCGCGGAAGCGCGGCAGCGGGCCGTAAGCGAGAATGACGCGCTGCATGCGCTCAGATTGCGCGGCGGTGAGCAGGCCGCGCATGCGCGAGAGCTCAGTGGCGGCGAGCATGCCCCAGCCCACGGCCTCGCCGTGCAGCAGGCCGCGATAATGTGTAACCGTTTCGATGGCGTGGCCGAGGGTGTGGCCGTAGTTGAGGATCATGCGCAGGCCGCCCTCGCGCTCATCCTGCTGGACCACGTCGGCTTTCATGCGGACGGCGGCGGCGATGACACGGGTGAGCGCGGCGTCGTCCGCGGCGAGGATGGTTTCGGCATTGCGCTCCATGTAGCTGAAGAGCGCGGCGTCGCGGATGATGCCGGCTTTGACGCACTCCTGCAGGCCGGCGCGAAGTTCGCGGGGCGGCAGGGTGTGCAGCACATCGACATCGGCAAAGACGGCGCGGGGATGGTGAAAGCTGCCGATGAGGTTTTTGCCGGTGCTGAGATTTGCGCCGGTCTTGCCGCCGACGGATGAGTCCACCTGGGCGAGGAGCGTGGTGGGAATCTGTACGTAATCGATGCCGCGCATGTAGATGGCGGCGAGGAATCCGGTGAGGTCGCCGAGGATGCCGCCGCCGAAGGCGATGAGCAGCGAGGAGCGGTCGGCGCCGGATTCAGAGAGCGCGGTGGCGAGCTTTTCGACGCTGGCCATGCGCTTGTGGGCTTCTCCGGCGGGGAGAAAGAGGACTTCCGGCGAGGATTTTCCAAAGCCGGAGAGCAGCTTTTTGCCCCAGAGCGCCCAGATCTCGGGTGAGGTGACAATGAAAATGCGGCTGTTCGGAGCGGTGAGCTTCCTGAGCCGCGAAGCGACTTGCGGGAGAAGTCCGCTGCCGAGGTAGACCGGATATTGGACGCCGGGAGTGGTGACCTGAATGGTGCGCACAGTACTTTCATCGTATCGCAGCAGGGCGGCCGGCTTTGCGGTGAATGGTACCCGGCAGGCGAGGGTTTTGCAGCGGCAGCAAGGCCGGAGCATCTGTTGTGATGGGAGAAGTGGTAGTTTCAAAATTTATGGCCGAAGCAGCAGAGTTTGACTTTGTAGTGGTGGGCGCGGGCATTGCGGGATTGCGCGCCGCGATTGAGCTGGCCGATGCGGGCCGCGTGCTGGTGCTGACCAAGGAAGCGCTGGGCGAGTCGAACACCTCGTATGCGCAGGGTGGCATTGCCGTGGCGATGAGCGGCGCCGAGGACGTGGCGCTGCATCTGGAAGACACGGTGGCGGCCGGCGACGGGCTGGTGGATCGCGAGGCGGCGCGGGTGCTGGTCGAGGAGGGTCCGCTGCGGGTGGAAGAGCTGCTGGCCTGGGACACGCGCTTTGACCGCGAAAACGGCGAGCTGCTGCGCACGCTGGAAGGCGCGCACAGCCGTCACCGCGTGTTGCACGCCAACGGCGACGCCACGGGCGCGGAGATTGGCCGCGCGCTGCTGGCCCACGCCGAGGCGCACGCGCGTGTGACGCTGCGCGAGTGGACGCTGACGACCGATCTGCTGATGGATGGGGATGAGGCGGTGGGCGTGGTGATGATGGATCGCGACGGCCGCCAGACGCAGGTGCGCGCGCGAGCGGTGCTGCTGGCGAGCGGCGGCGCGGGGCAGGTGTATAGCGACACGACGAATCCGGCCGTGGCCACGGGCGACGGCATTGCGATGGCGGCGCGCGCGGGCGCCAGGATTGCGGACATGGAGTTTTACCAGTTTCATCCCACGGCGCTCAGCCTGCCGGGGGTGGCGCGCTTTCTGCTGTCAGAGGCGCTGCGCGGCGAGGGCGCGGTGCTGCGCAATGCGGCGGGCGAGCAGTTTATGGAGCGCTACCACGCGCTGAAGGAACTGGCTCCGCGCGATGTGGTGGCGCGAGCCATCACACGCGAGGGGATGGGCGAGCGCGGTGAGGCGCGGCCGGTGTACCTGGACATGCGGCATGTGACGGGCGTGGATTTGGCGGCGCGGTTCCCGGGGATTTCAGCTTTTCTGACGCAGCATGGGCTGGCGCTGGGGCGGGATCTGATTCCGGTGCGGCCGGCGGCGCACTACCTGATGGGCGGCGTGCGCACCGATGTGGATGGGCGCACCTCGCTGCGGCGGCTGTATGCGGCGGGCGAGGTGGCCTGCACGGGCGTGCATGGGGCGAACCGGCTGGCGAGCAATTCGCTGCTGGAAGGGCTGGTGTTTGGCGCGCGCGCGGCGCGGGCGATGCGCGATGAGGCTGCGTTGCGGGCCGGGGAGGGCCGCGTGCCGCAGGGTGGCGTGATGCCGGGGATTTCGCGGGCGGATTTGCAACAGACAATGTGGCAAAAGGCCGGGCTGCTGCGCGATGCGGCCGGGCTGCGCGAGGCGCAGGCCCTGCTGGAGCAGGGAGGCGAGGCGCGCGCGGAGGCTTCGCGCGAGGCGCTGGAGTTGCGGAACCTGTGGGAGGTGGCGCGGCTGATTGTGGCTCCGGCGCTGGCGCGTGAGGAGAGCCGGGGCGCGCATTTCCGGAATGATTTTCCTGAGCGCAGGGATGCGGAGTTTCAGAAGCACTCGGATGTGGTGAACGGCGTGGTGCGGTTTGTTTGAGCCGGCGGGGGAGCGATGCAGATACGCGCGGACGATGTGCTGATTGTGGTGGATGTGCAGAACGACTTCTGCCCGGGCGGCGCGCTGGCCGTGCCGGAGGGCGACGCGGTGATTCCGGCGATTCTGGAGATTGCGCCCAAGTTTGAGCATGTGGTGCTGACGCAGGACTGGCATCCGGCGGGGCATGGGTCATTTGCGAGTAGCCATCAGGGACGGCATCCACTCGAAACGGTGACCATGGCTTATGGCGAGCAGACGCTGTGGCCCGACCATTGCGTGCAGGGCACGTGGGGTGCCGAGCTGCACGCGGAGCTGAAGCTGCCGCAGGCGGATCTGATTTTGCGCAAAGGGTTGCGGCGGGATGTGGATTCGTATTCGGCGTTTTTTGAGAATGACCGCGTGACGCCGACCGGCCTTGAAGAATACCTGCGGGAGCGCGGGCTGAGGCGTGCGTTTTTTGCGGGGCTGGCGTATGACTTTTGCGTGGGGTATTCCGCGCTGGATGCGCGGCGGCTGGGGCGCGAAGCGGTGGTGCTGCGCGAGGCCTGCCGCGCGATTGATGCACGAGGCTCGGCGGCGGCGATGGAGCGGCGGCTGCGCGAGGCCGGGGTGGTGGAGATGCCATCGGCCCTCTGAAGCGGATGGGCGGAAGGAATGACCGCAGTGTGTGGAACTGAAGGAGAGCAAAATGCCGGACTTGATGCCTGCTATTTTCTTTGGACATGGGAACCCGATGAATGCCCTGTCGCGCAACGGATACACCGAGGCGTGGCGCCGCATCGGGGCAGAGGTCCCGAAGCCCCGGGCGATTCTTGCGATCTCCGCGCACTGGTATGTGCCGGGAACCGGGGTCACCATCAGCACTTCGCCGAGAACCATCCACGATTTCGGAGGCTTTCCGCCGGAGCTGTTCCGCGTGCAGTACCCCGCGCCGGGCGACCCGCAACTGGCGCGGCGCGTGCAGCAATTGCTGGCCCCCATGCCGGTGGACCTCGACAACTCCTGGGGACTCGATCACGGAACATGGTCGGTGCTGGTGCATGCGTATCCGATGGCGGATGTGCCCGTGGTGCAGCTCAGCATCAACGAGTCGCAGACCGCGGCGTTTCATTTTGAGATCGGCAGAAGGCTTGCGCCGCTGCGCGAAGAGGGCGTGCTGATCCTCGGCAGCGGAAACCTCGTCCACAACCTGCATGCCTACGCATGGGGCCGGCACATGCCGGAGCCTTATGACTGGGCCATCCGGTTTGAACTCGACGCCCGGCAGCGGATGTTCACCGGAGATGTGGAAGCGCTGGTCGCCTACGAAAAGCTCGGCAAGGATGCGCTGCTTTCCATTCCGACGCCGGACCACTACCTGCCGCTGCTCTATGTGATGGCGACGCAGCAGCCGGGAGAGAAGATTGGCTTTCCGGTCGAGGGCGTGGATGGTGGGTCGATCTCGATGCTGTCGGTGTCGGTGGGGTAAGGGGATTGGCTTTATGGCTGTGGATGGTGAGTGAGTTGGAAATTGGGCGCTGATTAAGATCGGGAAAGGCAGTTGTCCGAGATGCCGACGATACGGCAGTGTGGATCGAGGGGGCCTGGCGCGTTTACCAACAGTAGTGCAGACCAGCGGAGCTAGTCCTTCTCGACCGTTTCTCGTCGTACCAAATCAGCCTGAGGTTGATGCCTGGGAACGCCTCGCGTATCGCTGGATGTGGAAACGGATCATCGAGGCAGATCACCCAGTTATCGATGCCAATGTTGAACCGGAATAGCGTGTACGTCTGTGCGACTTCGACCAAGCCATAGGAGTACAAATGAACCTCTTCAAGTTCCTGCCCGTCCCATGCGGCGGCAACGGCTTGTCTGAGGTCCCGAAGTCGCCCTTGGGTGTAGTAGAAGATAGGCCATAACCCATCGAAGTCTCCGTAACGAGCATAACGGCGGACCCCGTCGAATCGGCGATTCCGTGCTTGGACAGGATCGTCTATTCCGAGTATGCCGAGCCCCACCTTGCCGAGGAATCGACCGAGCATGTGAAGCTTCTTCGGAGTGAGTACCATCTTGAGGTCCGTTTTCCTTCCTTCTAAGATGGCGCGAACCATCTCGCTGTCGTCGATATCGACCGAGATGGATCCATCATCGTGCGCGGCAAATCCGATGTTGTCGTGGCGAGCATGACGATCCGGGATTGTACCCTTGTCTTGGCTCGGCTGCCCAACATCCACGGCCGGCAGCTTTCCCTTCTTCGTAGCGATCTGGAGGAATGTCCTCCAGAATGCTAGCGGGGTTTTATCAAGAACATACCGTTCAACCTCTTTCCCGAAATATCGCTGGCATGCGTCGCAGACTTCACCTGTCAGAATTAGGTCATCGTTCCCGAGAGACTCCGGTATTACATGCTCCTTCGTGGAGAATGGACCGTTCGAACCGCAGTAGAGGCAGGACGTCATAACTGGTGAATTCCTTCACATATTTTAGTGTGATCGTCCAAAGTGTTGAGAGAGGTCTGATCAGTAGCGAAAAGTCCGCGAGAAACCACAAATGCAGTCCATTTGACCGTAGAACGGGCTAGCCTGACATGTGCGCGCAGTCGTCTGTTGTCGCCAGCAGCCCGACGCACTTAGAGTCATTGACCACATCTGCGGAGATAGGCGAGCGCTCCTAGTCATTCAGGCCCTTGCCGGCGAGGATGCGGGGACGGAATTTCTCGACGCGGGCGGCGCGGGTGGCGGATTGTTTGGCGGCGGCGATCTGGTAGAGGTAGCCCTTCTGGCGGCCGGGGTGAGGGCGGCGAAGCCCTTCTGCAGCGCGGGGCCGGCGTCGAGGCGGGCCTGCAGCTCCTGCGGCACTGCGAGTGGCGCGGCCGGGCGGGGCTTGACCTTTGCTCCGGCCTTCTCAAGCTCGATGGCCTGCTCGATGAAAGCGCGGATGAGCGGGCGCTGGCGTGTGATCTCCGCCAGGGAGCGGAAGCGGAGCTGGCGCGGGCTGCAGCGGGCTTGTCCTCTCGACAAAACAAAATCGCACAGAAATAATGAATTGAGCCGTATGGCATCGTATGGATTGCCTGCGCCTGCCGGACTTGTCTGGAACCGGCGGGAACCATTCGCGAACCTGTCCTGAAGCTGCGTTGAAGACCTTTTGAGGAGCCCTCCCTTATGCCCGTGCCGCGCCGTTTTTGTCTCTTGTGTGTTCGTTTGCCTCTTGTGCTGACGCTGGCGGTGCTGCTGCTGGCGGGCTCCCAGCGTGCGTGGGCGCAGGCGGCGGCGAGCCTGCAGGGGGTGGTGACCGATGCCTCCGGCGCGGCGGTGGCCGGGGCGCGTGTCACGGTGGAGGAAGTGAATACGGGCGCGCGGCGCAGTGCGGTGACCGATGCGCGCGGCGAGTATGAGGTGCCGTCGCTGCCGGTGGGCGAGTATCGCGTGACGGCGGCGCGGGCCGGCTTTGCGCGCGAGGTGCGGACGGGCATTCATCTGGCGGTGGAGCAGGCGGCGACGGTGAATCTGCGCCTGCGGGTGGGCAGCGTGCGGCAGCAGGTGACGGTGCATGCGGACGCTTCGCCGCTGAGCCTGACGGCGGGCGATGTTTCGGGGCTGGTGCGCGGGCAGCAGGTGAAGCAGTTGCCGCTGAACGGACGCAGCTATGACGAGCTGATGACGCTTGATCCGGGCGTGGTGAACTACACAGCGGAGAAGACGGGCGGCATCGGGGTGTCGAACTCGACGGTGGGAAACAACTTTGCGGTGTCGGGCAACCGGCCGCAGCAGAACCTCTACCTTCTGAATGGCGTGGAGTTCACGGGCGCGGCCGAGGTGAACATGCAGCCGGGCGGCACGAGCCAGTTGCTGCTGGGCGTGGATGCGGTGCGCGAGTTCAACGTGCTGCGCGACTCCTATGGCGCGGAGTATGGCAAGCGGCCGGGCGCGCAGGTGCTCATTGTGACCGAGGGCGGCACCAACCAGTGGCATGGCGATGCGTATGAGTTTTTGCGCAACAGCGCCCTCGATGCGCCCAACTATTTTGACAAGAGCGGCACGCCTCCTTTTCAGCGCAACCAGTTTGGCGCGGCGCTGGGCGGGCCTTTAGAGCGGAACCGGGCGTTTGTGTTTGCGAACTACGAGGGCTTTCGGCAGCACCTGCACCAGACCGGCGTCGATCTCGTTCCGGACAACAACGCGCGCAACGGATATCTGCCGTGCAAGCTGGTGAGTCCGACGCCGAATCCCTGCCCGGCCTCGGGGCTGGTGGATGTGGGCGTGGCGGCGAGCGTGCAGCCGCTGCTGGCGCTGTGGCCCACG
The DNA window shown above is from Acidobacterium capsulatum ATCC 51196 and carries:
- a CDS encoding ubiquinone/menaquinone biosynthesis methyltransferase, which produces MSSSITPGARPEGTLDEQASAAAVRSMFDSIAPRYDLLNHVLSCNIDRFWWWRAARTFRHILARPQARVLDICCGTGDMTMALLRRRPANAAPVLAGDFSHQMLRRGAEKFTARHANAIPIEADALHLPLPGNSLDLITSAFGFRNIANYRGALEEFHRVLAPNGELGILDFSEPTGLIGKFYAFYFRRVLPAIGGRLSGMGSAYAYLPSSVEKFPPPPQMLDLMRAVGFTQVSWTPYTFGIAGLYRGVKGSANTASPGLR
- the aroB gene encoding 3-dehydroquinate synthase; amino-acid sequence: MRTIQVTTPGVQYPVYLGSGLLPQVASRLRKLTAPNSRIFIVTSPEIWALWGKKLLSGFGKSSPEVLFLPAGEAHKRMASVEKLATALSESGADRSSLLIAFGGGILGDLTGFLAAIYMRGIDYVQIPTTLLAQVDSSVGGKTGANLSTGKNLIGSFHHPRAVFADVDVLHTLPPRELRAGLQECVKAGIIRDAALFSYMERNAETILAADDAALTRVIAAAVRMKADVVQQDEREGGLRMILNYGHTLGHAIETVTHYRGLLHGEAVGWGMLAATELSRMRGLLTAAQSERMQRVILAYGPLPRFRAKAEALLEATARDKKNRAGTRRFVLAEKIGHATIVEDVTEAELRAVIAWLLQRVREAGQLREVGA
- the nadB gene encoding L-aspartate oxidase, which codes for MAEAAEFDFVVVGAGIAGLRAAIELADAGRVLVLTKEALGESNTSYAQGGIAVAMSGAEDVALHLEDTVAAGDGLVDREAARVLVEEGPLRVEELLAWDTRFDRENGELLRTLEGAHSRHRVLHANGDATGAEIGRALLAHAEAHARVTLREWTLTTDLLMDGDEAVGVVMMDRDGRQTQVRARAVLLASGGAGQVYSDTTNPAVATGDGIAMAARAGARIADMEFYQFHPTALSLPGVARFLLSEALRGEGAVLRNAAGEQFMERYHALKELAPRDVVARAITREGMGERGEARPVYLDMRHVTGVDLAARFPGISAFLTQHGLALGRDLIPVRPAAHYLMGGVRTDVDGRTSLRRLYAAGEVACTGVHGANRLASNSLLEGLVFGARAARAMRDEAALRAGEGRVPQGGVMPGISRADLQQTMWQKAGLLRDAAGLREAQALLEQGGEARAEASREALELRNLWEVARLIVAPALAREESRGAHFRNDFPERRDAEFQKHSDVVNGVVRFV
- the pncA gene encoding bifunctional nicotinamidase/pyrazinamidase, with protein sequence MQIRADDVLIVVDVQNDFCPGGALAVPEGDAVIPAILEIAPKFEHVVLTQDWHPAGHGSFASSHQGRHPLETVTMAYGEQTLWPDHCVQGTWGAELHAELKLPQADLILRKGLRRDVDSYSAFFENDRVTPTGLEEYLRERGLRRAFFAGLAYDFCVGYSALDARRLGREAVVLREACRAIDARGSAAAMERRLREAGVVEMPSAL
- the ygiD gene encoding 4,5-DOPA dioxygenase extradiol — translated: MPDLMPAIFFGHGNPMNALSRNGYTEAWRRIGAEVPKPRAILAISAHWYVPGTGVTISTSPRTIHDFGGFPPELFRVQYPAPGDPQLARRVQQLLAPMPVDLDNSWGLDHGTWSVLVHAYPMADVPVVQLSINESQTAAFHFEIGRRLAPLREEGVLILGSGNLVHNLHAYAWGRHMPEPYDWAIRFELDARQRMFTGDVEALVAYEKLGKDALLSIPTPDHYLPLLYVMATQQPGEKIGFPVEGVDGGSISMLSVSVG
- a CDS encoding HNH endonuclease produces the protein MTSCLYCGSNGPFSTKEHVIPESLGNDDLILTGEVCDACQRYFGKEVERYVLDKTPLAFWRTFLQIATKKGKLPAVDVGQPSQDKGTIPDRHARHDNIGFAAHDDGSISVDIDDSEMVRAILEGRKTDLKMVLTPKKLHMLGRFLGKVGLGILGIDDPVQARNRRFDGVRRYARYGDFDGLWPIFYYTQGRLRDLRQAVAAAWDGQELEEVHLYSYGLVEVAQTYTLFRFNIGIDNWVICLDDPFPHPAIREAFPGINLRLIWYDEKRSRRTSSAGLHYCW